A stretch of Pomacea canaliculata isolate SZHN2017 linkage group LG6, ASM307304v1, whole genome shotgun sequence DNA encodes these proteins:
- the LOC112566499 gene encoding uncharacterized protein LOC112566499 — MNNPFLKYLPLLYKEPRSNVVGIGRGRITWRYTPERLGMANVTEHPANQGIINGIAPNGDAQEEDLIARKLTEMQDIHLLPIKEDIAEWITHSWGRNYSKYISRCTRQWNSLVQTF, encoded by the exons ATGAATAATCCCTTCTTGAAATACCTTCCGCTCTTGTACAAAG AACCTAGAAGCAATGTAGTAGGCATTGGTCGTGGTAGGATCACTTGGCGTTACACACCTGAGCGCCTCGGGATGGCAAATGTCACAGAACATCCAGCTAATCAGGGTATCATTAATGGTATTGCACCAAATGGAGATGCCCAAGAAGAAGATCTCATTGCTCGTAAACTTACAGAAATGCAG GATATCCATTTGCTGCCCATCAAAGAGGATATTGCAGAATGGATAACGCACAGTTGGGGTAGAAATTACTCCAAGTACATTTCTAGATGTACTAGACAGTGGAATAGTCTTGTGCAAACTTTCTAA